In the genome of Bacillus sp. S3, one region contains:
- a CDS encoding CoxG family protein gives MPSEIQHVELDIPIEVIWDFIRDENNWAPLVPGYIQHEKINDRQISCEFKSDLVVMKKKVTLVIDIIEWNEPSKICFELKRKNEKYIGEGYFEAKAINRNKTRVTGFLDINATGSMGTLAKTLFKKAIQISDEEVAVAISSKLEEYKRK, from the coding sequence ATGCCAAGTGAAATACAACATGTAGAATTAGATATCCCGATTGAAGTAATTTGGGACTTTATCAGAGACGAAAATAATTGGGCGCCACTTGTTCCAGGGTATATTCAACACGAAAAAATAAATGACCGGCAAATCAGCTGTGAATTTAAAAGTGACCTAGTGGTCATGAAAAAAAAGGTTACGCTCGTCATTGATATTATTGAATGGAATGAACCAAGTAAGATATGCTTTGAATTAAAACGCAAGAACGAAAAGTATATTGGTGAAGGGTATTTTGAAGCAAAAGCAATAAATAGAAATAAAACACGGGTTACTGGGTTTCTCGATATCAATGCAACAGGGTCGATGGGAACCTTAGCAAAAACGCTATTTAAAAAAGCAATTCAAATATCGGATGAAGAAGTGGCGGTGGCCATCTCTTCTAAGTTAGAAGAATATAAACGAAAATAA
- a CDS encoding YczE/YyaS/YitT family protein, with protein MKLFQYFLFFLGLTFFGLGNAIAVKVKYVGLHPWEVLNVALYQHFGLTIGTWGVICGLILIIISFFVARSYISFGTLLNALLIGPIMDFFLWIDILPKATNTWLDYLILLSGVVITGIGGGMYVAAGIGAGPRDGFMLSISDKSRLSVSQARIIVESIVLVVGFLLGGPVFIATFLYTFVQSPVFQRSLRVFKVLVESVKRRKDQTQEGIAS; from the coding sequence TTGAAACTCTTTCAGTATTTTTTATTCTTTTTAGGCTTAACCTTTTTTGGGTTGGGTAATGCCATCGCTGTTAAAGTTAAATATGTGGGGCTTCATCCCTGGGAGGTCCTAAATGTGGCACTTTATCAACACTTTGGTTTAACGATTGGTACATGGGGCGTGATTTGCGGACTCATCTTAATCATCATTTCCTTTTTTGTCGCCCGAAGCTATATTAGCTTTGGTACCCTCCTAAATGCTCTGTTGATTGGACCCATCATGGACTTTTTCCTTTGGATAGATATTCTCCCTAAGGCAACAAATACATGGCTGGATTATTTGATCCTTCTTTCCGGTGTTGTCATTACTGGAATTGGTGGTGGAATGTATGTAGCAGCAGGGATTGGTGCCGGTCCACGGGATGGCTTTATGCTATCCATCTCTGATAAATCGAGGCTATCGGTTAGTCAAGCACGCATAATCGTTGAAAGTATTGTTTTAGTGGTTGGATTTTTACTAGGCGGCCCCGTTTTCATCGCGACTTTCCTTTATACCTTTGTACAAAGTCCAGTTTTCCAACGTTCCTTGAGAGTTTTTAAGGTATTGGTGGAGTCAGTTAAAAGGAGGAAAGATCAGACGCAAGAAGGTATTGCCTCCTGA